CTCAAAAAAGCCCCTAAAAACGATCTTAGCTGAGGCAAAATACGAGCTACTGTATAATGCAGTGGGATCCAGGGCCATCCTCGAGGATGTGTTCATGCGGAGTAAAAACAAGACGGGTaagcattttttgtaaattgttaAACCCGCCaaactcaatttaatttaagattTGCCGATTTTGTCCGGGAAAGTGGCCGTAATAACAGGGGGTGCCAGAGGAATAGGGGCCGAGGTCGTAAAAATGCTACTTCGGTGTGACATTCACGTTATCATCGGTACTTTCAGTCATAAGAATacgactaaaaataaataaataataataggttGCAGGAATACTCAAGCGGGGGAACAAGTGTTACAAAAGTGCAGGGACAGCGGGGTGACTACGGGGGACGTCACCGTTTACAAACTGGACATAAGTGTGTTAGATTCTGTTAAAAGTTTTGCCAAAGTTGTGGCCGAAAAAcacccaaaaattaattatttaattaacaatgGTGAGTcgctttttgttatttttttgcataattgttTGTACTTTAGCGGGGATAATGTTTGGTCCGTATATTGAGAGTCGAGATGGTTACGAGTCGCAGTTTTCCACAAATTACTTGGGTCACTTTCTTTTGACCCATTTGTTGCTCCCGCAACTGTGCGCTGCAGGAACCCAAAATTTGAAATCGCGAATAGTCAACGTATCGTCATGTGCCCATCTAGTTGgagaaatcaaatttgaagATATTAACAATCGGCATCAGTACATTTCCGGCGAAGCATACGCGCAATCAAAGCTGGCACAAGTGCTCTTTACTAATTATTTGGAAAGTGTCTGCAAGAAGGAGAATATGCCGGTGCAGCTACACTCCGTCCATCCCGGCATAGTGAACACAGAGCTGTTTGATGGCACACATTTGAAGAATTTAGCCCCTTGGGTGCCGTCTTTGATGTTTAAGGTACGTTGCGTAAGGAACTGTACACAAGAACCGGTCCCCAAGGCCGGAAAATGACTGTTCACTTTGCTTATCTATGTCATGTTTCTGCCGATTATTAGCTAATTTTACGCTGTCGTTGGTAATGAATTGACTGCAATAACCGAGCGGAATTTTTCAGACACCCGAACAAGGCGCAATTCCAATCGTCCACGCCTGTCTCTCCCCGCACTTGGAGGGCAAAGGCGGGA
The sequence above is a segment of the Tribolium castaneum strain GA2 chromosome 9, icTriCast1.1, whole genome shotgun sequence genome. Coding sequences within it:
- the LOC659313 gene encoding retinol dehydrogenase 12, yielding MFLLIGCGIIIIVTIVAIWRSKKPLKTILAEAKYELLYNAVGSRAILEDVFMRSKNKTDLPILSGKVAVITGGARGIGAEVVKMLLRCDIHVIIGCRNTQAGEQVLQKCRDSGVTTGDVTVYKLDISVLDSVKSFAKVVAEKHPKINYLINNAGIMFGPYIESRDGYESQFSTNYLGHFLLTHLLLPQLCAAGTQNLKSRIVNVSSCAHLVGEIKFEDINNRHQYISGEAYAQSKLAQVLFTNYLESVCKKENMPVQLHSVHPGIVNTELFDGTHLKNLAPWVPSLMFKTPEQGAIPIVHACLSPHLEGKGGTYIHNCRIFSTSENAKSEDLQEKLFNFTKDLLKIEDFGQPHNNNN